A stretch of the Candidatus Limnocylindrales bacterium genome encodes the following:
- the folE gene encoding GTP cyclohydrolase I FolE codes for MAESDEQKSGRKAVEHDAGDGEQNVRNILTLLGEDPDREGLKKTPARVLRALKFLTKGYDEDPRAIIGDAMFTESYSEMIIVKDIDFFSMCEHHMLPFFGRVHVAYIPDGKIVGISKIARMVETYARRLQVQERMTEQIAQTISEMLNATGVGVVCEAEHMCMRMRGVEKPNSVVVTSALVGVFQSRETRQEFMNLIATKMR; via the coding sequence CGAGTCCGACGAGCAGAAGAGCGGGCGCAAGGCCGTCGAACACGACGCCGGCGACGGCGAGCAGAACGTCCGCAACATCCTCACTCTTCTCGGCGAGGATCCCGATCGCGAAGGTCTCAAGAAGACCCCGGCCCGCGTCCTGCGCGCGCTGAAGTTCCTGACCAAGGGCTACGACGAAGATCCCCGCGCCATCATCGGGGACGCGATGTTCACCGAGAGCTACTCGGAGATGATCATCGTCAAGGACATCGACTTCTTCTCGATGTGCGAGCACCACATGCTGCCCTTCTTCGGGCGCGTGCACGTCGCCTACATCCCCGACGGCAAGATCGTCGGCATTTCCAAGATCGCGCGCATGGTCGAGACGTATGCGCGCCGCCTGCAGGTGCAGGAGCGAATGACCGAGCAGATAGCCCAGACGATCAGCGAGATGCTCAATGCCACGGGCGTCGGCGTGGTCTGCGAGGCCGAGCACATGTGCATGCGCATGCGCGGCGTCGAGAAGCCCAATTCCGTCGTCGTCACCAGCGCACTGGTCGGCGTCTTCCAGAGCAGGGAGACGCGCCAGGAGTTCATGAACCTCATCGCGACCAAGATGAGGTAG
- a CDS encoding alanine--glyoxylate aminotransferase family protein, whose translation MLKKYLLAPGPTAVPHEALLAMAAPMIHHRTPQFSEIFRQAAEGSRKMFGTEQPVLMLSSSGTGAMEAAITNTLSPGDTVLVVNGGKFGERWMEIARTYGLGVVEVPVEWGYAVTQEQVADALKANPGARAVLMQHSETSTTAIHPVEKVAELTRNTDVLLIVDGITSVGVVDCPMDATGIDVLVTGSQKAMMLPPGLALIALSEKAWAASKASKLPRYYFDLAKERKNLADNTTAYTPAVTLILGLKAVYDLIDGEGGWPEVYRRHQVLAEATRRGVEAAGLKLLAPTAPSPATTGVWVPEGVDGGKLTKHLRDTMGVTVAGGQGKLKGKIFRLAHIGYADTFDVIVGLAAVEMALRHFGVDLAFGRGPAAAQEVLLQMYKK comes from the coding sequence ATGTTGAAGAAGTACCTGCTCGCGCCCGGCCCCACGGCCGTGCCGCATGAGGCGTTGCTCGCGATGGCGGCGCCGATGATCCACCACCGCACGCCGCAGTTCAGCGAGATCTTCCGCCAGGCGGCCGAGGGCTCGCGCAAGATGTTCGGCACCGAGCAGCCCGTCCTGATGCTGTCGTCGAGCGGCACGGGGGCGATGGAAGCGGCCATCACCAACACGCTCAGCCCCGGCGACACGGTGCTGGTGGTCAACGGCGGCAAGTTCGGCGAGCGCTGGATGGAGATCGCCCGCACCTACGGCCTCGGCGTCGTCGAGGTTCCGGTCGAGTGGGGCTACGCGGTGACGCAGGAGCAGGTGGCCGACGCGCTCAAGGCCAACCCGGGCGCCCGCGCCGTTCTCATGCAGCACAGCGAAACCTCCACCACGGCCATCCATCCGGTGGAGAAGGTCGCCGAGCTGACACGCAACACCGATGTTCTGCTGATCGTCGACGGCATCACCTCGGTCGGCGTGGTCGACTGTCCGATGGACGCCACCGGCATCGACGTCCTGGTCACGGGCTCGCAGAAGGCGATGATGCTGCCTCCGGGCCTGGCCCTGATCGCGCTGAGCGAGAAGGCGTGGGCCGCCAGCAAGGCTTCGAAGCTGCCGCGCTACTATTTCGACCTGGCCAAGGAGCGCAAGAACCTGGCCGACAACACCACGGCCTACACGCCGGCGGTGACGCTGATCCTGGGCCTCAAGGCCGTCTACGATCTCATCGATGGCGAGGGAGGCTGGCCCGAGGTCTATCGCCGCCATCAGGTGCTGGCCGAGGCCACGCGCCGGGGCGTGGAGGCGGCGGGGCTGAAGCTGCTGGCTCCCACCGCGCCCAGCCCTGCGACGACGGGGGTCTGGGTGCCCGAGGGCGTCGACGGCGGCAAGCTGACCAAGCACCTGCGCGACACCATGGGCGTGACCGTGGCCGGAGGGCAGGGCAAGCTCAAGGGCAAGATCTTCCGTCTCGCCCACATCGGATACGCCGACACCTTCGATGTCATCGTCGGGCTGGCGGCAGTGGAAATGGCCCTCAGACACTTCGGCGTCGACCTCGCCTTCGGACGCGGACCGGCGGCGGCGCAGGAAGTGCTTCTCCAGATGTACAAGAAGTAA
- the serA gene encoding phosphoglycerate dehydrogenase — protein sequence MARILVSDKLDKQGLDILLSTPGVEIDDKPGLPADELEKIIGNYDGLVIRSGTKVTARLLEAATSLRVIGRAGIGVDNVDVEAASKRGVIVMNTPGGNNVTTAEHTISMMLALARHIPQANATLKAGQWKRNDFVGTEICGKTLGVVGMGNIGSIVAERAKGLSMKVIAYDPFITEEAAARANIELVTLDALFSRADFISVHTPLTPETRGLIGTRAFGLMKKGARLINCARGGIVDEDALLAALESGQIAGAALDVFAEEPPPANHPLVMHPRVVATPHLGASTGEAQLNVAIAVAEQIRDFFLDGTIRNAVNVPSMSAEMAGLMAPYITLAEKIGSLHAQIAKRVPTEVRIEYNGDVAELDIRPVNAAVLKGLLAHVLDMPLNAINAPFLAKERGVKIVEVRNRDAKNFTSSVRVTFSGPGSKQVIEGAVFGGKITRLVRFDDFFLEATPEGYILILHNRDVPGVVGRLGTFLGKHGINIAGLVLGRTGSEAVSFFTVDSPLNAAQLEELRGLQDITSAQMVRL from the coding sequence GTGGCACGCATCCTCGTTTCCGACAAGCTCGACAAGCAGGGCCTCGACATCCTTCTGTCCACGCCCGGCGTGGAGATCGACGACAAGCCCGGACTTCCGGCCGATGAGCTCGAGAAGATCATCGGCAACTACGACGGCCTCGTGATCCGCAGCGGCACCAAGGTGACGGCCAGGCTGCTGGAGGCTGCAACCAGTCTTCGCGTCATCGGCCGCGCCGGCATCGGCGTCGACAACGTGGACGTGGAAGCCGCCAGCAAGCGCGGCGTCATCGTCATGAACACGCCCGGCGGCAACAACGTCACCACCGCCGAGCACACGATTTCGATGATGCTGGCGCTGGCACGCCACATTCCGCAGGCGAACGCGACGCTGAAAGCGGGCCAGTGGAAGCGCAACGACTTCGTCGGCACCGAGATCTGCGGCAAGACGCTCGGCGTGGTCGGCATGGGCAACATCGGCTCCATCGTCGCCGAGCGCGCCAAGGGCCTGTCGATGAAGGTGATCGCGTACGATCCGTTCATCACCGAGGAGGCCGCGGCGCGTGCCAACATCGAGCTGGTGACGCTGGATGCGCTCTTCTCGCGCGCCGACTTCATCTCGGTGCACACGCCGCTGACTCCCGAGACGCGCGGCCTGATCGGCACGCGCGCCTTCGGCCTGATGAAGAAGGGCGCGCGCCTCATCAACTGCGCGCGCGGCGGCATCGTCGACGAGGATGCGCTGCTGGCCGCGCTGGAATCGGGGCAGATCGCCGGCGCCGCGCTCGACGTGTTCGCCGAGGAGCCGCCGCCGGCGAATCACCCGCTCGTCATGCATCCGCGCGTCGTGGCCACGCCGCATCTCGGCGCCAGCACGGGCGAGGCGCAGCTCAACGTCGCCATCGCGGTGGCCGAGCAGATCCGCGACTTCTTCCTCGACGGCACCATTCGCAATGCCGTCAACGTGCCGTCGATGTCGGCGGAGATGGCCGGGCTGATGGCGCCGTACATCACGCTGGCCGAGAAGATCGGCAGCCTGCATGCGCAGATCGCCAAGCGTGTGCCGACCGAGGTGCGCATCGAGTACAACGGCGACGTCGCCGAGCTCGACATCCGTCCCGTCAATGCCGCCGTGCTCAAGGGGCTGCTCGCGCACGTCCTGGACATGCCGCTGAACGCGATCAACGCGCCGTTCCTTGCCAAGGAGCGAGGCGTCAAGATCGTCGAGGTTCGCAACCGAGACGCCAAGAATTTCACGAGCTCGGTGCGCGTGACGTTCAGTGGTCCCGGCTCCAAGCAGGTGATCGAAGGCGCCGTCTTCGGCGGCAAGATCACGCGCCTGGTGCGCTTCGACGACTTCTTCCTGGAGGCGACGCCGGAAGGCTACATCCTGATCCTGCACAACCGCGACGTCCCCGGCGTGGTCGGACGCCTGGGCACGTTCCTGGGCAAGCACGGCATCAACATCGCCGGGCTGGTGCTGGGGCGCACGGGCTCGGAGGCCGTCTCATTCTTCACGGTCGACTCGCCGCTCAACGCGGCGCAGCTCGAGGAGCTTCGCGGCCTGCAGGACATCACCAGCGCACAGATGGTGCGCCTGTAG
- a CDS encoding adenylosuccinate synthase: MKAAPRTVVVVGLQWGDEGKGKIVDLLSGKADIVVRFQGGNNAGHTLVVDGQQTVLHLVPSGALHEKTTCVIGGGVVVDPTVLVREIDALQARGFLKGSRSLFISQEAHVILPYHKAIDQARERKRGKGMIGTTGRGIGPAYEDKYARTGIRMADLCRPEHFSQRLHEILQDKNDYLHAILAQDRLDFDGMIAELLECGRRLAPLVTDTSALVDAEIRAGKHVLFEGAQGLLLDVDHGTYPYVTSSNTGSGAVCNGAGIAPKLIGNVVGISKAYTTRVGSGPFPTELTDALGDHLRNEGGEFGATTGRPRRCGWFDAIVVRKGVRLSGVDAIALTKLDVLTGIDPLRVCIGYRLDGKPTYAVPALTEDFERVEPVYEDLPGWHEPITNARTVDELPANARAYVRRLEELVGVPVGILSTGPGREQTMILTDPFA; encoded by the coding sequence GTGAAAGCCGCACCCAGGACCGTCGTCGTCGTCGGCCTTCAGTGGGGCGACGAAGGCAAGGGCAAGATCGTCGACCTGCTGTCGGGCAAGGCCGACATCGTCGTCCGCTTCCAGGGCGGCAACAACGCCGGCCACACCCTGGTCGTGGACGGGCAGCAGACCGTGCTGCACCTGGTGCCGTCGGGCGCGCTCCACGAGAAGACGACGTGCGTGATCGGCGGCGGCGTGGTCGTCGATCCCACGGTCCTCGTGCGCGAGATCGACGCGCTGCAGGCGCGCGGCTTTCTCAAGGGCTCGCGCTCGCTGTTCATCAGCCAGGAAGCGCACGTCATCCTGCCCTACCACAAGGCCATCGATCAGGCGCGCGAGCGCAAGCGCGGCAAAGGGATGATCGGGACCACCGGCCGCGGCATCGGGCCCGCGTACGAGGACAAGTACGCGCGCACCGGAATCCGCATGGCCGATCTTTGCCGGCCCGAGCACTTCTCGCAGCGCCTGCACGAGATCCTGCAGGACAAGAACGACTACCTGCACGCGATCCTGGCGCAGGACCGCCTCGACTTCGATGGCATGATCGCCGAGCTGCTCGAGTGCGGGCGGCGCCTGGCGCCTCTGGTCACCGACACCTCCGCGCTGGTGGATGCCGAGATTCGCGCCGGCAAGCACGTGCTGTTCGAGGGCGCGCAGGGATTGCTGCTCGACGTCGATCACGGAACGTATCCGTACGTCACCTCCTCCAACACCGGCTCGGGCGCGGTCTGCAACGGCGCCGGCATCGCGCCCAAGCTGATCGGAAACGTCGTCGGCATCTCCAAGGCCTACACGACGCGCGTGGGCAGCGGGCCCTTTCCGACCGAGCTCACCGACGCGCTCGGCGATCACCTCCGCAACGAGGGCGGCGAGTTCGGCGCCACCACCGGCCGGCCGCGCCGCTGCGGCTGGTTCGACGCCATCGTGGTGCGCAAGGGCGTGCGCTTGTCCGGCGTCGACGCGATCGCGCTGACCAAGCTCGACGTGCTGACGGGAATCGATCCGCTGCGCGTGTGCATCGGCTATCGACTGGACGGCAAGCCGACCTACGCGGTGCCGGCGCTGACCGAGGATTTCGAGCGGGTGGAGCCGGTCTACGAGGATCTGCCGGGCTGGCACGAGCCCATCACCAACGCGCGAACGGTCGATGAGCTGCCCGCCAACGCGCGCGCCTACGTGCGGCGCCTCGAAGAGCTCGTTGGCGTTCCGGTCGGCATTCTCTCGACCGGGCCGGGGCGCGAGCAGACGATGATCCTGACCGACCCGTTCGCCTGA
- the ggt gene encoding gamma-glutamyltransferase has product MAATVEAEHGAVAAEHRLASEAGVEILKAGGNAVDAAVAAALATGVVNPSSSGLGGGGFLVAWDARRGAAIVLDFREAAPAASRRDMYVDDTGKVDAAASKIGGLAVAVPGEPAGLALAIERHGRLPLAKVAEPAIRLARDGFVVEAHLAGMIEAQKAQLAADPGLARVFLQEDGSPVRAGETLKRPQLAATIEKLATSGSEPFYGGEVAAAVVEAAAARGGILTGADLASYKVREREPVRAQFRGATIVTMPPPSSGGGVLAQALAVLEGFDLRKLGQGSAGYLHLLAETCKAVFADRAIFYGDSDFVPVPLARLLSREHAEGVRRRLKPDAVVPSRELAPPVQAASDAGTSNISVIDADGGAAALTTSVNTAFGSMVSVPGYDIILNNTMDDFSAQPGVPNAFGLVGSEANAIAPGKRPLSSMTPTIVLKDDRVRIVAGGSGGPLIITSTLQTLLGVLEFDRTIGAAVDAPRVHHQWMPELLMVEPAVEDAQEESLRRLGHKLMPLTSKASVTAVEAVGMDGRRVVRAASDSRKGGVPAGY; this is encoded by the coding sequence GTGGCGGCGACCGTCGAGGCCGAGCACGGGGCGGTGGCCGCCGAGCATCGCCTCGCCTCCGAGGCGGGCGTGGAGATCCTGAAGGCCGGCGGCAATGCAGTGGATGCGGCGGTGGCGGCGGCTCTGGCAACGGGCGTGGTCAATCCATCCTCGTCCGGCCTCGGCGGCGGCGGCTTCCTCGTTGCGTGGGATGCGCGCCGCGGCGCAGCCATCGTCCTGGATTTTCGCGAGGCGGCGCCGGCCGCCTCACGGCGCGACATGTACGTCGACGATACCGGCAAGGTGGATGCAGCCGCCAGCAAGATCGGCGGCCTTGCCGTGGCGGTTCCCGGCGAGCCTGCAGGGCTGGCGCTGGCCATCGAGCGGCACGGCAGGCTGCCGCTGGCCAAGGTGGCCGAGCCGGCGATTCGGCTGGCGCGCGACGGCTTCGTCGTCGAAGCGCACCTGGCCGGCATGATCGAAGCGCAGAAGGCCCAGCTGGCCGCCGACCCGGGGCTCGCGCGCGTCTTTCTGCAAGAGGACGGCAGCCCGGTGCGCGCCGGCGAGACGCTGAAGAGGCCGCAGCTGGCGGCCACAATCGAGAAGCTCGCCACCAGCGGCTCCGAGCCGTTCTACGGCGGCGAAGTGGCCGCCGCCGTCGTCGAGGCGGCCGCCGCGCGCGGCGGCATTCTGACTGGCGCCGACCTGGCCTCCTACAAGGTGCGCGAGCGCGAGCCGGTGCGCGCGCAGTTTCGCGGTGCGACCATCGTCACGATGCCGCCGCCGAGCTCGGGCGGCGGCGTGCTGGCCCAGGCGCTGGCCGTGCTCGAAGGGTTCGATCTGCGAAAGCTCGGGCAGGGCAGCGCCGGCTACCTGCATCTGCTGGCGGAGACGTGCAAGGCGGTTTTCGCCGACCGCGCCATCTTTTACGGAGACTCCGATTTCGTGCCGGTGCCGCTGGCGCGGCTTCTGTCGCGCGAGCACGCCGAGGGTGTGAGGCGGCGCCTCAAGCCCGACGCGGTCGTCCCGTCACGCGAGCTGGCGCCGCCGGTGCAGGCGGCAAGCGATGCCGGAACGAGCAACATCTCGGTCATCGACGCCGACGGCGGCGCGGCGGCGCTGACCACCAGCGTCAACACCGCCTTCGGCAGCATGGTCTCGGTGCCGGGCTACGACATCATCCTCAACAACACGATGGACGACTTCTCGGCGCAGCCCGGAGTTCCCAACGCGTTCGGTCTGGTCGGAAGCGAGGCCAACGCGATCGCGCCCGGCAAGCGTCCGCTCTCGAGCATGACCCCGACGATCGTGCTGAAGGACGACCGCGTGCGCATCGTGGCCGGCGGCTCGGGTGGCCCGCTCATCATCACGAGCACGCTGCAGACGCTCCTGGGCGTGCTCGAGTTCGACCGCACCATCGGCGCGGCCGTCGACGCTCCGCGCGTGCATCATCAGTGGATGCCCGAGCTGCTCATGGTCGAACCGGCGGTCGAGGATGCGCAGGAAGAGTCCCTGCGCCGGCTCGGGCACAAGCTCATGCCGCTGACGTCGAAGGCGTCGGTGACCGCCGTGGAGGCCGTCGGCATGGACGGCCGGCGCGTGGTGCGCGCGGCCAGCGACTCGCGCAAGGGCGGCGTGCCTGCAGGCTACTGA
- a CDS encoding GNAT family N-acetyltransferase has protein sequence MAVSYTESPQRATRLALKASGTYARGTVQEPVEKKFYLEDFRNRAILFHVDDARELEAVAGDVLADLIDNPTLVIVVARHFARKRRPVRVRQRDVKRDPGALVPVSARLFDEDRVDVQRPRGLFGARALAFSTLLACRLGVSKMVVIDPRGGLEGPSGTRSFVHAATLARLCRSGEDVDEWTSGELSELLSALRHGVDAVNLCTLEGLGEELFTYQGSGTLLTTEEYCTVAPLGVEHFREAERLLTRGEREGFLLERTEEQRLELLLTGYGAWFGGTRLAGVCGLETNDYARQRIGEIVGLYTITRFQGEGVGVRMVEFLVDVARQRRLKGLFAATSSLRAAAFFQRLGFEPSTPERVPKVKWAGRRGPLPLVFWRDL, from the coding sequence ATGGCCGTTAGCTACACGGAAAGCCCGCAGCGCGCCACGAGGCTTGCACTGAAAGCATCAGGGACGTATGCGCGCGGCACGGTGCAGGAGCCGGTCGAAAAGAAGTTCTACCTGGAAGACTTTCGCAATCGTGCGATCCTCTTCCACGTCGACGATGCGCGAGAGCTGGAAGCGGTGGCGGGCGACGTCCTGGCCGACCTCATCGACAACCCGACGCTGGTCATCGTCGTGGCGCGCCATTTCGCGCGCAAGAGACGCCCGGTTCGCGTTCGCCAGCGCGACGTCAAACGCGATCCGGGGGCGCTGGTTCCCGTCAGCGCGCGCCTCTTCGACGAGGACCGCGTGGACGTGCAGCGGCCTCGCGGGCTGTTCGGCGCGCGCGCGCTGGCGTTCTCGACGCTGCTGGCCTGCCGGCTCGGCGTCAGCAAAATGGTCGTCATCGATCCGCGTGGCGGCCTGGAAGGTCCGAGCGGCACGCGCTCGTTCGTGCACGCGGCCACGCTGGCGCGCCTGTGCCGATCCGGCGAGGACGTCGACGAATGGACCAGCGGCGAGCTGAGCGAGCTCCTGAGCGCGCTGCGACACGGCGTCGATGCGGTCAACCTCTGCACGCTCGAAGGCCTGGGCGAGGAGCTGTTCACCTACCAGGGCTCGGGCACGCTGCTGACCACCGAGGAGTACTGCACGGTCGCGCCCCTGGGCGTCGAGCATTTCCGGGAGGCCGAGCGCCTGCTGACGCGCGGGGAGCGCGAGGGCTTCCTGCTCGAGCGCACCGAGGAGCAGCGGCTCGAGCTTCTGCTGACCGGCTACGGCGCCTGGTTCGGAGGCACGCGCCTGGCCGGCGTCTGCGGCCTCGAGACCAATGACTACGCTCGCCAGAGGATCGGCGAGATCGTCGGCCTCTACACCATCACGCGTTTCCAGGGCGAGGGCGTGGGCGTCCGGATGGTCGAGTTCCTGGTCGACGTGGCGCGCCAGCGGCGCCTCAAGGGCCTGTTCGCCGCGACCTCCAGCCTGCGCGCCGCGGCATTCTTCCAGCGCCTCGGCTTCGAGCCGAGCACGCCCGAGCGCGTTCCCAAAGTGAAATGGGCCGGCCGACGCGGGCCCCTGCCGCTGGTGTTCTGGCGCGACCTGTAG
- a CDS encoding outer membrane beta-barrel protein, with amino-acid sequence MKKFIALLAAGALATGSSALAQADEGGPNLTFGASTSFTFDFNDPDRPPGLAVQPQNERLYANIESEESFNIDLVQLGVSGTRGPVSYGAKVDFGDLARFTGDDDDGDIGLQELFLAIDTGFVTVSAGRVPTPIGYESLEPWSIPNISHSRAWLFQPVNHDGLAVSGEVGNFSGMIGVVNGFAVNDPVGNNIDDEYGIIGYVGAGIADTNLRLSGIYSEESDQAEFIELNLVVSGNVDRFRYGAETTWLDVETDDPFAPTPPFPAPVPDSRVWDVTGYFGGTWSGFSLDLRLSYTHENDTDATRAGATANTGIWSVTSTGGYEITDGVVFRAEYRVDVASDDVFLDEDAPNEDVDHVIQAQLMWTPAIGD; translated from the coding sequence ATGAAAAAGTTCATCGCTTTGTTGGCGGCCGGTGCGCTCGCGACCGGCTCGTCTGCTTTGGCACAGGCCGATGAAGGCGGACCCAACCTGACCTTCGGCGCCTCGACGTCGTTCACCTTCGACTTCAACGATCCCGACCGGCCGCCGGGGCTGGCGGTGCAGCCGCAGAACGAGCGGCTGTACGCGAACATCGAGTCGGAGGAGTCGTTCAACATCGACCTGGTGCAGCTCGGCGTCAGCGGCACGCGCGGGCCGGTCAGCTACGGCGCCAAGGTCGACTTCGGCGACCTGGCCCGCTTCACCGGCGATGACGACGACGGCGACATCGGGCTGCAGGAGCTGTTCCTGGCCATCGACACCGGCTTCGTCACGGTCTCGGCGGGGCGCGTGCCCACGCCCATCGGCTACGAATCGCTGGAGCCGTGGTCGATCCCCAACATCAGCCATTCGCGCGCCTGGCTCTTCCAGCCCGTCAATCACGATGGGCTGGCGGTGTCGGGCGAGGTGGGGAACTTCTCGGGCATGATCGGCGTCGTCAACGGCTTTGCCGTCAACGATCCGGTCGGCAACAACATCGACGACGAGTACGGCATCATCGGCTATGTCGGCGCCGGAATCGCCGACACCAACCTGCGACTGTCGGGCATCTACAGCGAGGAGAGCGACCAGGCCGAGTTCATCGAGCTGAACCTGGTCGTCAGCGGCAACGTCGACCGCTTCCGCTATGGCGCCGAGACGACCTGGCTGGACGTGGAGACCGACGATCCGTTCGCACCGACGCCCCCTTTTCCGGCCCCGGTCCCCGATTCGCGCGTCTGGGACGTCACCGGCTACTTCGGCGGGACCTGGAGCGGCTTCAGCCTGGACCTGCGCCTGTCCTACACGCACGAGAACGACACCGACGCGACGCGCGCCGGCGCCACCGCCAACACCGGCATCTGGAGCGTGACCTCGACCGGCGGCTACGAGATCACCGATGGCGTCGTGTTCCGGGCCGAATACCGCGTCGACGTGGCCAGCGACGACGTCTTTCTCGACGAGGACGCGCCCAACGAGGACGTCGACCACGTCATCCAGGCCCAGCTCATGTGGACGCCCGCCATCGGCGACTGA
- a CDS encoding sulfurtransferase TusA family protein: MTAQFTVDARGLKCPVNWARAKTALEALPARACLEVLVDDPRSERDLPAAAEAEGHVVLAVERAGGHIRILIEK, from the coding sequence GTGACGGCCCAATTCACGGTCGACGCTCGCGGTCTGAAATGCCCGGTAAACTGGGCCCGTGCGAAGACGGCGCTGGAAGCCCTGCCGGCCCGCGCCTGCCTCGAGGTCCTGGTCGACGACCCTCGATCGGAGCGGGATCTGCCCGCGGCGGCCGAGGCCGAGGGGCACGTGGTGCTGGCCGTCGAGCGGGCGGGCGGCCACATCCGGATTCTGATCGAGAAATGA
- a CDS encoding helix-turn-helix transcriptional regulator: MKTRLSKILFDKGWTEMELSRRTGLAQSYINRVKNSRIVPTVRTAMLICRALEVPVEEAFVYEEKPFGVTRNAYFVRSGAMAGE, from the coding sequence ATGAAGACTCGCCTCTCCAAGATTCTCTTCGACAAGGGCTGGACCGAGATGGAGCTGTCGCGCCGCACCGGTCTTGCACAGAGCTACATCAACCGCGTCAAGAACTCGCGCATCGTGCCCACGGTGCGAACGGCGATGCTGATCTGCCGCGCGCTCGAGGTGCCGGTGGAGGAAGCGTTCGTCTACGAGGAGAAGCCGTTCGGCGTCACGCGCAACGCGTACTTCGTGCGCTCCGGGGCGATGGCCGGAGAATGA
- the dusB gene encoding tRNA dihydrouridine synthase DusB, protein MSQSQLLKPLQIGSVTTRNNLILSPMSGVTDSAFRRTVLRASGRSVGLLVSEFIAAEGLSRDNPKTKAMLRYLECERPISIQIFGADVDRMVRAAVMVEEAGADILDINCGCPAPKVVRRGGGAQLMRTPEQLRDIIRAIRRAISIPVTVKIRSGWDDANRNALDIARIVEDEGAAMLAVHPRTRLQLYSGTPDWDLIGEIHRRLKIPVAGSGDIVDPQRALDRIAGGYCDAVMIGRGAIDEPWIFAQIDALDRGAPVPEATADDRAALLSYFRRALEETREERSYLGRLRGLAYRMAKGVPGGSAARRALSDARTASDIEGVFRDFILDGRRFEDRLAHVA, encoded by the coding sequence ATGAGCCAGTCGCAGCTTCTCAAGCCATTGCAGATCGGGTCGGTGACGACCCGCAACAATCTGATCCTGTCACCGATGTCGGGCGTCACCGACTCGGCGTTCCGACGCACCGTGCTGCGCGCGAGCGGGCGCTCGGTGGGCCTGCTGGTCAGCGAGTTCATCGCCGCCGAAGGCCTCTCGCGCGACAATCCCAAGACCAAGGCCATGCTGCGCTACCTCGAGTGCGAGCGCCCGATCTCGATCCAGATCTTCGGCGCCGACGTCGATCGCATGGTGCGTGCGGCGGTCATGGTCGAAGAGGCCGGCGCCGACATCCTCGACATCAACTGCGGCTGCCCCGCGCCCAAGGTGGTCCGCCGCGGCGGCGGCGCGCAGCTCATGCGCACGCCCGAGCAGCTCCGCGACATCATTCGGGCGATCCGCCGCGCCATCTCGATTCCCGTGACGGTCAAGATCCGCTCGGGCTGGGACGATGCCAACCGCAACGCCCTCGACATCGCACGCATCGTCGAGGACGAGGGAGCGGCGATGCTGGCGGTGCATCCGCGCACGCGGCTGCAGCTCTACAGCGGGACGCCGGACTGGGATCTCATCGGCGAGATCCACCGGCGCCTGAAGATCCCGGTGGCCGGCAGCGGCGACATCGTCGATCCGCAGCGCGCGCTCGATCGCATCGCCGGCGGCTACTGCGACGCGGTCATGATCGGGCGCGGCGCCATCGACGAGCCGTGGATCTTCGCGCAGATCGACGCGCTCGATCGCGGCGCACCGGTGCCGGAGGCGACGGCCGACGATCGCGCGGCGCTGCTCAGCTACTTCCGCCGCGCGCTCGAGGAGACGCGCGAGGAGCGGTCCTATCTTGGACGCCTGCGAGGGCTGGCGTATCGCATGGCCAAGGGCGTACCGGGCGGCTCGGCCGCCCGCCGCGCGCTCAGCGACGCGCGCACCGCCTCCGACATCGAAGGCGTCTTCCGCGACTTCATCCTGGACGGCCGCCGCTTCGAGGACCGTCTCGCGCACGTGGCATGA